The following proteins are co-located in the Pedobacter sp. FW305-3-2-15-E-R2A2 genome:
- the mutL gene encoding DNA mismatch repair endonuclease MutL yields the protein MSDIIQLLPDSVANQIAAGEVVQRPASAVKELLENAIDAGANKIQLILKDGGKGLIQVIDNGCGMSVTDARMCFERHATSKVRKAEDLFAIRTMGFRGEAMASIAAISQIEMKTRRHEDELGTMVEIEGSVFLKQEPVATAEGTSISIKNLFYNTPARRNFLKSNPAEMRHVLEEFQRVSLANPTIAFSLHHDGVEIFRLPSSVLKQRIVHLFGNNYNQRLIPVEEETSIINLKGFIGKPEFAKKTRGEQFFFVNNRYIRDTYLNHAVNKAYEDLLPDDHFPLYVLFIDIDPAKIDVNVHPTKTEIKYLDEKSIYAILHSAVKRSIGRFNISPTIDFDQETGFSGMITHKAPEEIVPPSISFNPNFNPFAEPSPAKEPTVFSRNSSAAITPSTKNWGSLYEIANHTEAEQTAIDLPGTAPLPDDSLVPVQKQLMQLHNRYIISQIKSGLMLIDQQAAHERILYERFSKNLEDRKGASQQSLFPQTVTLSPNDYELAKSLLEDIKSLGFEVREFGKNTLIIEGIPVDLGSNNVNETQLFEHLIEGFKNSQQELKLDRRDALAKSMARNSAIKSGTALGQQEMNTLIEQLFACQTPNFSISGKPVIQTIGLTELDKKFDK from the coding sequence ATGTCAGATATAATACAACTTTTACCGGATAGTGTTGCCAACCAGATCGCAGCCGGAGAGGTGGTGCAACGACCGGCATCAGCCGTGAAAGAGCTTTTGGAGAATGCGATAGATGCAGGTGCAAACAAGATACAGTTAATTCTAAAAGATGGCGGCAAAGGGTTGATCCAGGTGATCGACAATGGCTGTGGAATGAGTGTTACAGATGCGCGTATGTGTTTTGAACGCCATGCCACTTCTAAAGTACGCAAAGCCGAAGATTTGTTTGCCATCCGTACGATGGGCTTCAGAGGGGAAGCAATGGCTTCTATCGCTGCGATTTCCCAGATTGAAATGAAAACCCGCAGGCATGAAGATGAACTGGGAACGATGGTGGAAATCGAAGGCTCTGTTTTTCTGAAACAGGAACCGGTGGCAACTGCTGAAGGAACAAGCATCAGCATCAAAAATCTTTTCTATAATACGCCGGCAAGAAGAAATTTTCTGAAAAGTAATCCTGCAGAAATGCGCCATGTACTGGAAGAATTTCAACGGGTATCGTTGGCCAATCCTACGATTGCCTTCAGTCTGCACCATGACGGCGTAGAGATTTTCCGTCTGCCTTCTTCTGTTTTAAAACAACGAATAGTCCATTTATTTGGAAATAATTATAACCAGCGACTGATTCCTGTAGAGGAAGAAACGAGTATCATCAACCTGAAAGGATTTATTGGGAAACCTGAGTTTGCCAAGAAAACCAGAGGGGAACAGTTTTTCTTTGTCAACAATCGCTACATCAGGGATACTTATCTAAACCATGCGGTCAATAAGGCGTATGAAGACCTGTTGCCGGATGATCATTTTCCTTTGTATGTGTTGTTCATTGACATCGATCCGGCAAAGATCGATGTAAACGTACATCCGACAAAAACAGAGATCAAATACCTGGATGAAAAGTCCATTTATGCGATCCTTCATTCGGCGGTAAAACGGTCTATCGGTAGGTTTAACATCAGCCCGACGATTGATTTTGATCAGGAAACCGGTTTCAGTGGAATGATAACGCATAAAGCACCGGAAGAGATTGTGCCGCCAAGCATTAGCTTTAATCCGAATTTTAATCCTTTTGCTGAGCCCAGTCCGGCAAAGGAACCGACGGTGTTTTCCAGAAATTCAAGTGCTGCGATTACACCGAGTACAAAAAACTGGGGCTCATTATATGAGATCGCTAACCATACAGAGGCGGAACAAACGGCTATAGATTTGCCGGGGACAGCCCCTTTGCCTGATGATTCATTGGTGCCTGTACAAAAACAACTGATGCAGCTGCACAACCGTTACATCATTTCTCAGATTAAGTCGGGGTTGATGTTAATCGATCAGCAAGCTGCGCATGAACGCATTCTTTATGAACGTTTCAGCAAAAACCTGGAGGACCGGAAAGGTGCTTCTCAGCAAAGCCTCTTCCCGCAAACGGTAACTTTAAGTCCGAATGACTACGAGTTGGCAAAAAGTTTATTGGAAGACATTAAAAGTTTGGGCTTTGAAGTAAGAGAGTTCGGTAAAAATACGTTAATCATCGAAGGGATCCCGGTAGATCTTGGTAGTAACAACGTGAATGAAACGCAGCTGTTTGAACACCTGATCGAAGGATTTAAAAATTCACAGCAGGAATTGAAACTGGATAGAAGAGATGCCCTGGCAAAAAGTATGGCCAGAAATAGTGCGATTAAGAGCGGAACAGCATTGGGGCAACAGGAAATGAATACGCTCATTGAGCAACTTTTTGCCTGTCAAACTCCTAACTTTAGCATTAGTGGAAAGCCAGTGATCCAAACCATTGGCCTGACAGAATTGGATAAGAAATTTGATAAATAG